In Fluviispira sanaruensis, a genomic segment contains:
- a CDS encoding ATP-binding cassette domain-containing protein: MLKAKKNYEDSSTFFSRILFLWVNPIVRLGKKKPLEEIDLLDIPKLDSIEASYLNLKHAYKKNLAKKNALLISLLNLHLKKVILVSFICLLSLLLNIYVTFVLKDIILHIQEDDINILNGIYLSIKICLIVFLSNMLIQHTYHIVLRLGCRLKASICGVIYEKSLNLSKDKRDRLKSGEIVNLMVIDNARIYNFASQFHNLWILPIQLIAIVSILFYAIGIAVLPAILVFFLLLLLSFKLSKKIFNIKKELLNISDLRVSYMSDILNSIKIIKFYTWEKFFTKEVLREREKELSFLKLLANNSAILNTIFIATPIIFAIITFSVSILFNNHLSLSVIFSSIALFSLLKPIMTQLPQVITNLIDASVSLKRIQIFLSLPEKKENFQTDIIPNGNIIFKDASIKNSEDSIFCLKNLNLNISSGELVIIVGSVGCGKTTLLNAILGEAIKINGTIKYNGKISYVPQVPWLINKTLKENIIFKQEENIERYQKSIFCAALENDILNFEAGDSIEIGENGVNLSGGQKQRVNIARAIYNDSDIYLFDDIFSSIDANTSDLIFERSLLLELKQKTRILITHKQEYAKFADKIIYLENGSIKKIISNSHIENKIDLFYSAKSKEKNKYLMRGMINSNLNKNSVGINISDSNLNMHELDDQNNEKLQFQKIIMDEDRNFGKIDKNFYTTYIKAIVPGIFIYVMFLLFLFKEIFSAMTDAWLGYWSSNKFLTTNYFLFTYFSLGMLGIIFSYLRSYSVLRNGVFAAKNFHDKLFEGVIYAPLKFFNSNPIGRILNRFGKDQENIDLYLPQNFQEFFASVFTILSTMLILIFISPYCIIGIIPILFVYYNIQSKYFSSSIEARRLDSVTRSPVYAYFSETLAGIQSIRIYQVQKKFISENIDLIEKNQKAYYTIISLNRWLALRVEFIGCGILFLTVVTSFAIHAYINTGLLGMAITYSLMINSVLNWSVRMYAELASGMNSIERVSNYSKISPEKYNGDIPEKDWPIKGEISFVNIVLKYENNMKPILRNINFHFYEGEKIGIVGRTGAGKSSLINALFRCVEPLSGKIIIDGRNISDVSLIALRKSISIIPQDPILFTGTLRKNLDPFHEFDNNKIWEAVTYAQIEKALPGLLNLGLDTPVLECGSNFSIGQRQLICLARSILRENKILILDEATASLDFETDGIIQRIIQQVFSKCTVITIAHRVTSVFDCDRVLVMDRGCIVEFDAPEILRKKENGYFWQLCHE; this comes from the coding sequence ATGTTAAAAGCAAAAAAAAATTATGAAGATTCATCCACCTTTTTTTCTCGGATTCTTTTTCTTTGGGTGAATCCAATAGTTCGGCTAGGTAAAAAAAAGCCATTAGAAGAAATAGATTTACTCGACATACCAAAGTTAGACAGCATAGAGGCAAGTTATTTAAACTTAAAACATGCTTATAAAAAAAATTTAGCAAAAAAAAACGCATTACTCATATCACTCTTAAATTTGCATTTAAAAAAAGTAATATTAGTCTCGTTTATATGTTTATTGAGTTTATTATTAAATATATATGTAACTTTTGTTTTGAAAGATATTATATTACATATTCAAGAGGACGATATAAATATATTAAACGGAATTTATTTATCTATAAAAATTTGTTTAATCGTCTTTTTGTCTAATATGCTTATTCAGCACACATATCATATTGTTTTACGCCTAGGGTGCAGATTAAAGGCCTCTATTTGTGGGGTTATTTATGAAAAATCATTAAATTTATCCAAAGACAAGCGCGATCGCTTAAAAAGTGGAGAGATCGTCAATTTAATGGTGATTGATAATGCTAGAATTTATAACTTTGCCTCACAATTTCATAACTTATGGATTTTACCTATTCAGCTTATAGCAATCGTTAGCATTTTATTTTACGCAATTGGCATTGCAGTTTTACCTGCAATACTTGTATTCTTTTTATTATTGTTATTGTCTTTTAAATTATCAAAAAAAATATTTAACATAAAAAAAGAACTTTTAAATATAAGTGATTTAAGAGTTTCTTATATGAGTGATATTTTAAACAGCATTAAAATAATTAAGTTTTACACTTGGGAAAAATTCTTTACCAAAGAAGTTTTGAGAGAGAGAGAAAAAGAACTCTCTTTTCTTAAATTGTTAGCAAATAATTCAGCTATTTTAAATACGATCTTTATTGCGACTCCAATTATTTTTGCAATTATAACTTTCAGTGTTTCGATCCTTTTTAATAATCATTTAAGTCTATCTGTTATTTTTTCATCGATAGCATTATTTTCTTTGCTAAAACCAATTATGACACAACTTCCCCAAGTGATAACAAATCTTATAGATGCATCTGTTTCCTTAAAAAGAATTCAAATATTTTTGTCACTACCAGAAAAAAAAGAAAATTTTCAAACAGACATAATACCGAATGGTAATATTATATTTAAAGATGCTTCGATTAAAAATTCCGAAGATTCTATTTTTTGTCTTAAAAATTTAAATCTGAATATCAGTTCTGGCGAACTTGTTATAATCGTAGGCTCGGTTGGTTGCGGTAAGACAACACTTTTAAATGCAATTTTGGGCGAAGCAATAAAAATAAATGGTACGATTAAATACAATGGAAAAATCTCTTATGTGCCTCAAGTGCCATGGTTAATCAATAAAACTCTAAAAGAAAATATTATTTTTAAACAAGAAGAAAATATTGAGAGATATCAAAAGAGTATTTTTTGCGCTGCTTTAGAAAATGATATTTTAAATTTTGAAGCAGGAGATTCTATTGAGATTGGTGAAAACGGGGTCAATCTATCGGGTGGGCAAAAACAAAGAGTCAATATAGCAAGAGCTATTTATAATGATTCAGATATTTATTTATTTGATGACATTTTTAGTTCAATTGATGCAAATACGAGTGATCTCATATTTGAGAGAAGTCTTTTGTTAGAACTCAAACAAAAAACCCGAATCTTAATCACACACAAACAAGAGTATGCTAAATTTGCCGATAAAATAATATATTTGGAAAATGGGAGCATTAAAAAAATAATTTCAAACTCTCATATTGAAAATAAAATTGATTTGTTTTATAGCGCAAAGTCAAAAGAAAAGAATAAATATTTAATGAGAGGAATGATTAATTCTAACCTAAACAAAAATAGTGTAGGAATTAATATTTCTGATAGTAATTTGAATATGCATGAATTGGATGATCAAAATAATGAGAAGCTTCAATTTCAGAAAATAATAATGGATGAAGATAGAAATTTTGGAAAAATTGATAAAAATTTTTATACTACTTACATTAAAGCAATTGTCCCTGGTATATTTATATATGTCATGTTTTTATTATTTCTTTTCAAAGAAATATTTTCTGCTATGACAGATGCATGGCTAGGATATTGGAGCTCTAATAAATTTTTAACGACAAATTATTTTTTGTTTACTTATTTTTCACTAGGGATGTTAGGCATTATTTTTTCATATTTAAGATCTTATTCAGTATTAAGAAATGGAGTATTTGCTGCAAAAAATTTTCATGATAAATTGTTTGAAGGTGTAATCTATGCTCCATTAAAATTTTTTAATAGCAACCCAATTGGAAGGATATTAAATAGATTTGGGAAAGATCAAGAAAACATTGATCTTTATTTGCCTCAGAACTTCCAGGAATTTTTTGCTTCGGTTTTTACGATACTTTCAACAATGCTTATTCTAATATTTATAAGCCCATATTGTATTATTGGTATTATTCCAATTCTTTTTGTTTATTATAATATTCAGTCGAAGTATTTTTCATCTTCAATAGAAGCAAGAAGGCTTGACTCTGTGACAAGAAGTCCTGTTTATGCTTACTTTTCTGAGACTCTTGCAGGAATACAGAGTATTAGAATCTATCAGGTACAAAAAAAATTTATATCTGAGAATATAGATTTAATTGAAAAAAATCAGAAAGCTTATTACACTATTATTTCACTGAATAGATGGTTAGCTTTAAGAGTAGAATTTATTGGTTGTGGTATTTTATTTTTAACAGTTGTAACTTCCTTCGCTATACACGCATATATAAATACAGGATTGCTAGGTATGGCAATTACTTATTCATTGATGATTAATTCAGTTTTGAATTGGTCAGTTAGAATGTATGCTGAGCTTGCCTCTGGAATGAATTCAATTGAGAGAGTTTCAAACTATTCAAAGATTTCACCTGAAAAATACAATGGAGATATCCCTGAAAAAGATTGGCCAATTAAAGGAGAAATATCTTTTGTAAATATTGTTTTAAAATATGAAAATAATATGAAACCTATATTAAGAAACATAAATTTCCATTTTTACGAAGGTGAGAAAATAGGAATAGTTGGAAGAACGGGAGCTGGAAAAAGTAGTTTGATAAATGCTCTGTTTCGTTGTGTCGAACCATTGTCGGGTAAAATTATAATAGATGGAAGAAATATCAGTGATGTTTCTCTTATAGCGCTTAGAAAAAGTATATCTATAATTCCGCAAGATCCAATTTTATTTACAGGTACACTGCGAAAAAATTTAGACCCTTTTCATGAATTTGATAATAATAAAATTTGGGAAGCCGTCACGTATGCCCAAATTGAGAAAGCTCTCCCTGGATTATTAAATTTAGGATTAGATACTCCTGTGTTAGAATGTGGAAGTAATTTTAGTATTGGTCAAAGACAATTGATCTGTTTAGCCAGATCAATTTTGCGCGAGAATAAAATTCTTATATTAGATGAAGCGACAGCGAGCCTAGATTTTGAAACAGATGGAATAATTCAAAGAATAATCCAACAGGTTTTTTCAAAATGTACTGTTATTACAATAGCTCATCGCGTGACGTCCGTTTTTGATTGCGATAGAGTCTTAGTTATGGATAGAGGTTGTATAGTTGAGTTTGACGCGCCAGAGATTTTACGCAAAAAAGAGAATGGTTATTTCTGGCAATTGTGTCATGAATAG
- a CDS encoding HAD family hydrolase — protein sequence MNFYFFDLDGTLEDSREDMARSVNAVRELLGLNLREIDDVKKHVNRGMHDLYVSCFDDFFSNSAHYETAYEKVKTEYEKHYLENICIKSFCYDNIEKVLEEFAKNSKIIVITNKPEKHSRALLVSLGINQYITDVMGGDSCAEMKPSPLPLQISAKRNNFSFENDKAFMIGDSAGDIQAGKAFGAKTIWCSYGYIKSYGSIKPDYTINSPHELLTLAMQ from the coding sequence ATGAATTTTTATTTTTTTGATCTTGATGGCACTCTCGAGGATTCCCGTGAAGATATGGCGCGTTCAGTGAACGCGGTCAGAGAATTGTTGGGACTAAATCTTAGAGAAATCGATGATGTAAAAAAGCATGTCAATCGAGGTATGCATGATTTATATGTTTCCTGTTTTGACGATTTTTTCTCAAATAGTGCGCATTATGAGACTGCGTACGAAAAAGTTAAAACGGAATATGAGAAACATTATCTAGAAAATATTTGTATAAAAAGTTTTTGTTATGATAATATTGAAAAAGTTTTAGAAGAATTTGCGAAAAATTCGAAAATAATAGTGATAACGAATAAACCAGAAAAGCATTCAAGAGCTCTTTTGGTGAGTTTAGGAATTAATCAATATATTACGGATGTTATGGGTGGTGACAGCTGTGCTGAAATGAAACCCAGTCCCCTACCCCTGCAGATTTCAGCCAAACGTAACAATTTTTCTTTTGAGAATGATAAAGCTTTTATGATTGGAGATAGCGCGGGTGACATTCAGGCTGGTAAGGCCTTTGGCGCAAAGACAATATGGTGTTCTTATGGGTACATTAAAAGCTATGGTTCTATAAAACCCGATTATACAATTAACTCACCTCATGAACTTTTGACTTTAGCTATGCAATAA
- a CDS encoding cupin domain-containing protein — MYQFKLPNGIVLYKWPHKIDPTEELMKKELINLGFKAYDLQTCGPWFERSSHAHNYEEIRAAVEGCITFHFAEFPITIEAGDIVIIPPGIPHEAISHNSRPFKAFKGSRSGERSVTEFGDGRGSIEDLASQKINKG, encoded by the coding sequence ATGTATCAATTTAAGTTACCTAATGGAATTGTTTTATATAAATGGCCTCATAAAATTGATCCTACCGAAGAGCTTATGAAAAAAGAATTAATTAATTTAGGTTTTAAGGCCTATGATCTACAAACTTGTGGACCTTGGTTTGAGCGAAGCAGTCATGCGCACAATTATGAAGAGATTCGCGCTGCTGTAGAAGGATGTATCACTTTTCATTTTGCTGAATTTCCTATCACAATTGAGGCGGGTGATATTGTTATTATTCCTCCTGGAATTCCGCATGAGGCTATTTCGCATAATTCTAGGCCATTTAAAGCTTTCAAAGGGAGTCGATCTGGCGAACGCAGCGTCACTGAATTTGGTGATGGCCGTGGAAGTATAGAAGATTTGGCAAGTCAAAAGATAAATAAGGGCTAG
- the gloB gene encoding hydroxyacylglutathione hydrolase, with protein sequence MKIELLPVLNDNYIFILIDELKLEAAVIDPAEAKPVIDFLETNNLKLKHIFNTHHHSDHIGGNIKLCDFYKNVNVYAGEKDSGRIGKQDFFLKHGDTVNFADEIANIYYVPGHTLGHICYHFLMKNGESHLFIGDTIFSGGCGKIFEGTFEQMFSSLSFLRDTVPENTFIWCAHEYTLENYLILECLEPHNINIKDKIQNILSLREKNLPTIPCLISEELKINSLLRWDDPSLRNILSTKNSLETFIAVRKFRDNPPKVKIPF encoded by the coding sequence ATGAAAATCGAACTGCTTCCCGTTTTAAATGACAATTATATTTTTATTTTAATTGATGAGTTAAAATTAGAAGCAGCCGTTATAGATCCAGCCGAAGCTAAACCTGTGATCGATTTCTTAGAAACAAATAATCTAAAATTAAAGCATATTTTTAATACCCACCATCATTCCGATCATATTGGTGGGAATATAAAACTATGTGATTTTTATAAAAATGTTAATGTTTATGCAGGCGAAAAAGATTCTGGAAGAATTGGTAAACAAGACTTTTTCTTAAAACATGGTGATACAGTTAATTTTGCGGATGAAATTGCAAATATTTATTATGTTCCTGGTCATACTTTGGGACATATTTGCTATCATTTTCTTATGAAAAATGGTGAGAGTCATTTGTTTATAGGTGACACTATTTTTTCTGGAGGTTGTGGAAAAATATTTGAAGGAACCTTTGAACAAATGTTTTCTTCGCTCTCTTTTCTTCGTGACACGGTACCTGAAAATACATTTATTTGGTGTGCACATGAATATACTTTGGAAAACTATCTGATTCTCGAGTGCCTTGAACCTCATAATATAAATATAAAGGATAAAATTCAAAACATTTTATCCTTAAGAGAAAAGAATTTACCCACAATTCCTTGTCTTATTTCAGAAGAGTTAAAAATAAATAGTTTATTGCGGTGGGATGATCCTAGTTTAAGAAACATTTTGTCAACTAAAAATAGCCTAGAAACATTTATTGCAGTGCGAAAATTTAGAGACAATCCACCGAAAGTAAAAATTCCTTTTTAA